In Aspergillus luchuensis IFO 4308 DNA, chromosome 1, nearly complete sequence, the following are encoded in one genomic region:
- a CDS encoding phosphopantothenate--cysteine ligase CAB2 (BUSCO:EOG09263YFX;~COG:H;~EggNog:ENOG410PGAA;~InterPro:IPR035929,IPR007085;~TransMembrane:2 (i164-184o190-207i)), protein MTSAPTPEMTPAEAESVYFNNYPPPKALPKHEALARAFVDYHAQANRRLVLVTSGGTTVPLENQTVRFIDNFSAGTRGAVSAEYFLQEGYAVIFLHRQFSLLPYSRHYSHSTNCFLDFMDEEEPVPDATETNESDHRPIKVRSEYQDQMRDVLRKYRYAKRNNLLLLLPFTTVSEYLFELRSLAQLMKPLGPNALFYLAAAVSDFFIPSDRMSEHKIQSSELPDHLTKDQAVGSSDIYTGGIEPQPSSHSKKLIIDLDPVPKFLHRLVNGWAPDGSMIVSFKLETDPNLLVYKAQTALQRYAHHLVIGNLLTTRKWEVVFVTPDPPHERWIRVPKSRRSKSISGSEAQVGLAEAKRAGESTQAETGGGGQSQRPLEDEAIISAEGVEIESLIIPELVKLHSTKIAQHNAKS, encoded by the exons ATGACGTCCGCTCCGACGCCAGAAATGACGCCCGCCGAGGCCGAGTCGGTCTACTTCAACAACTACCCCCCGCCCAAAGCCCTCCCGAAGCATGAAGCCCTCGCTCGAGCCTTTGTCGATTACCACGCCCAAGCGAACCGACGCCTTGTCCTGGTGACATCGGGGGGCACCACAGTTCCTCTTG AGAACCAGACTGTTCGCTTCATTGACAACTTCAGCGCGGGCACGCGAGGTGCTGTGTCGGCAGAATACTTTCTCCAGGAGGGATATGCAGTAATTTTCCTACATCGGCAGTTCAGTCTGTTGCCATACTCGCGGCATTACAGCCACTCGACCAATTGCTTTCTGGATTtcatggatgaggaggaaccGGTGCCTGATGCCACAGAAACCAACGAGTCGGATCACCGACCGATCAAGGTGCGCAGTGAGTACCAGGACCAGATGCGCGATGTCTTGCGAAAGTATCGTTATGCGAAGCGGAACAACCTCCTGCTCCTACTTCCGTTCACCACCGTCTCGGAGTACCTCTTCGAACTACGGTCGCTGGCTCAGCTCATGAAGCCATTGGGTCCCAACGCCCTGTTCTACCTGGCCGCTGCCGTCAGCGATTTCTTTATCCCCAGCGACCGCATGTCTGAGCACAAGATCCAGTCGTCGGAGCTGCCGGACCACTTGACCAAGGACCAGGCAGTTGGCTCGTCGGACATTTACACGGGCGGGATTGAGCCGCAACCGTCGTCTCATAGTAAGAAATTGATCATTGATCTGGACCCTGTTCCGAAGTTCTTACATCGGTTGGTGAATGGGTGGGCGCCGGATGGCAGTATGATCGTGTCGTTCAAACTTGAAACGGACCCCAACCTGCTCGTATACAAGGCGCAGACGGCACTCCAGCGGTATGCGCACCACCTGGTGATTGGTAACCTGTTGACCACACGCAAATGGGAGGTGGTGTTCGTGACCCCGGACCCCCCGCACGAGCGCTGGATCCGGGTGCCGAAGTCGCGGCGCAGCAAGAGCATTTCTGGCAGTGAGGCGCAGGTTGGTTTGGCCGAAGCCAAGCGGGCGGGCGAATCCACCCAGGCAGAAACCGGTGGGGGCGGGCAGAGTCAGAGACCGTTGGAAGACGAGGCCATCATCTCGGCTGAGGGAGTGGAGATTGAAAGTTTGATCATCCCTGAGTTGGTCAAGTTGCATTCGACCAAAATTGCTCAACACAATGCGAAGTCCTAG
- a CDS encoding glycosyltransferase family 31 protein (COG:S;~EggNog:ENOG410QEGN;~InterPro:IPR003378;~go_component: GO:0016020 - membrane [Evidence IEA];~go_function: GO:0016757 - transferase activity, transferring glycosyl groups [Evidence IEA]) codes for MAVRRFRRITILASLLGVFLLYHFLSIRPELYTRSATQLRTPQTTPQSAPNEPPECPPLEGIEDVLVVMKTGVTEALDKVPVHFQTTLRCVPNYIIFSDFEEEIEGVKIHDALRTMDSTVRDTVADFNLYNRLREQGRAGLESADFADEANSNIGKPNNPGWKLDKWKFLPMVQQALTYKNNAKWYVFMEADTYFSWPTLLEWLSHFDPKEPHYIGTETQIADVIFAHGGSGFVVSNPAMQLASNEYATRTVELNEYTDWHWAGDCVLGKVLADAGVPLRYSWPILQNSNVGELDEFAKGFYRKPWCFPAVAFHHLTSHEIQDLYEFEKRRRRQATSNILLHRDVFKELIYPELSNVRDSWDNLSDEEHPKITDFHECKTLCSSSRSCAQFVMRDGICFTGETPRLGVRNPTARSGWILSTVDHMMDNAPRCPHPDFGL; via the exons ATGGCAGTCCGTCGATTTCGTCGcatcaccatcctcgccTCCCTCCTGGGTGTATTCCTTCTCTACCACTTTCTCTCCATCCGCCCGGAGCTCTACACCCGCAGCGCCACCCAGCTCCGCACTCCGCAGACCACCCCGCAGAGCGCTCCAAATGAGCCGCCCGAATGCCCCCCTCTCGAGGGGATCGAAGATGTCCTAGTAGTCATGAAGACAGGTGTCACCGAAGCCCTCGACAAAGTCCCGGTTCACTTCCAAACAACCCTGCGCTGCGTCCCGAACTATATCATCTTCTCGGattttgaagaagaaatcgaaggCGTCAAAATCCATGACGCTCTCCGCACTATGGACAGCACTGTCCGAGACACCGTTGCCGACTTCAACCTCTACAACCGTCTCCGCGAACAGGGTCGCGCTGGTCTCGAATCAGCCGACTTCGCCGATGAAGCCAATTCCAATATCGGCAAACCTAATAATCCGGGCTGGAAGCTCGACAAGTGGAAATTCCTTCCCATGGTGCAACAGGCCCTCACCTACAAGAATAACGCCAAATGGTATGTCTTCATGGAGGCAGATACCTATTTCTCGTGGCCGACACTCCTCGAATGGCTCTCGCATTTCGATCCTAAAGAACCCCACTACATCGGCACTGAGACCCAGATCGCAGACGTCATCTTTGCGCATGGCGGGTCCGGCTTCGTTGTCTCCAACCCCGCGATGCAACTCGCCTCGAACGAGTACGCGACCCGCACTGTAGAACTGAACGAGTACACCGACTGGCACTGGGCTGGCGACTGTGTCTTGGGCAAGGTTCTCGCCGACGCCGGTGTTCCCCTGCGCTACTCCTGGCCGATCCTGCAGAACTCCAACGTCGGAGAATTGGACGAGTTCGCCAAGGGATTCTACCGCAAGCCATGGTGCTTCCCCGCAGTAGCATTCCACCACCTCACATCTCACGAGATCCAGGATCTCTACGAGTTCGAGAAACGCCGACGTCGACAG gCCACCAgtaacatcctcctccaccgcgatGTCTTCAAAGAACTCATCTACCCTGAACTCTCCAATGTCCGCGACAGCTGGGACAACCTCTCCGACGAGGAACACCCCAAAATCACCGACTTCCACGAATGCAAAACCCTCTGCTCCAGCTCCCGAAGTTGCGCGCAATTTGTCATGCGCGACGGCATCTGCTTCACGGGCGAAACGCCCCGACTGGGAGTCAGGAATCCGACAGCCCGATCTGGCTGGATCCTCAGCACAGTCGACCACATGATGGACAACGCGCCACGCTGTCCTCATCCTGACTTTGGACTCTGA